The Hyalangium gracile genome includes a region encoding these proteins:
- a CDS encoding efflux RND transporter periplasmic adaptor subunit produces the protein MAEAQAARARLEALRIDRSTHPRRRRLRRWLVPAVLLFLVLAAVVMGLAGRAPTVRVAEVREARPGEQQTELSAAGYVASKRRSIIAPLIPGRLVEVTVEEGDAVQKGQVLARLDDRDARVAILRAESEVLSAEARLAGAQVQALNARRTAARTRRLASAGAVAPAQLQDVETANRAAIAEGRAAEAQLGAARRAVEAARLQLTHTIVRAPFAGTVARKLADEGAVLAPAALEQANLGGIVELVDLQALEVQAEVSEEQLSRIEPGQPALIFLDAFPDRVFRARTGTVRPAIDRSKATAQVKVEFLSPPASVLPDMGAKVSFLSQEVPTEELEGKEEDLRVPVSAVVPVAGSPSVWVVKDGRLEHQPVKVGERREEEVVLEEGPPAGTQVVLAPDPRLRDGRRVKVRTEGG, from the coding sequence ATGGCGGAGGCACAAGCGGCTCGCGCGCGGTTGGAGGCGCTCCGGATCGATCGCTCGACCCACCCGCGCAGGCGAAGACTGCGCCGATGGCTCGTTCCAGCGGTGCTCCTCTTCCTCGTCCTCGCCGCCGTCGTCATGGGGCTTGCCGGCCGAGCCCCCACCGTCCGTGTCGCCGAGGTGCGCGAGGCCCGTCCCGGCGAACAGCAGACCGAGCTGTCCGCCGCCGGCTACGTCGCCTCCAAGCGCCGCTCCATCATCGCCCCGCTCATCCCCGGCCGCCTCGTGGAGGTGACGGTGGAGGAGGGAGATGCCGTCCAGAAAGGACAGGTGCTCGCCCGGCTGGATGACCGCGACGCCCGCGTGGCCATCCTGCGCGCCGAGTCCGAGGTCCTCTCCGCCGAGGCCCGGCTCGCCGGGGCCCAGGTCCAGGCACTCAACGCTCGCCGCACCGCGGCTCGAACACGGCGCCTGGCCAGCGCGGGCGCCGTGGCTCCCGCTCAGCTCCAGGACGTGGAGACCGCCAACCGCGCCGCCATCGCCGAGGGCCGTGCCGCGGAGGCCCAGCTCGGTGCCGCCCGCCGCGCAGTCGAGGCCGCCCGCCTCCAGCTCACCCACACCATCGTGCGCGCCCCCTTCGCCGGCACCGTGGCACGCAAGCTCGCGGACGAGGGCGCGGTGCTCGCCCCCGCCGCCCTGGAGCAGGCCAACCTGGGCGGCATCGTCGAGCTGGTGGATCTGCAGGCGCTCGAGGTGCAGGCCGAGGTCAGCGAGGAGCAGCTCTCCCGCATCGAGCCCGGCCAGCCGGCGCTCATCTTCCTCGATGCCTTCCCGGACCGCGTCTTCCGCGCGAGGACCGGCACGGTCCGCCCCGCCATCGACCGCTCCAAGGCCACCGCCCAGGTCAAGGTGGAGTTCCTCTCCCCGCCGGCCAGCGTGCTGCCCGACATGGGCGCCAAGGTGTCCTTCCTCTCCCAGGAGGTGCCGACCGAGGAGCTCGAGGGGAAGGAGGAGGATCTTCGCGTGCCGGTGTCCGCGGTGGTGCCCGTCGCGGGGAGCCCGTCGGTGTGGGTGGTGAAGGACGGCCGCCTCGAGCACCAGCCCGTGAAGGTAGGCGAGCGCCGGGAGGAAGAGGTGGTGCTGGAGGAGGGGCCGCCGGCGGGCACCCAGGTCGTGCTGGCGCCGGATCCCCGGCTGCGTGACGGCCGCCGAGTGAAGGTGCGGACGGAGGGCGGGTGA
- a CDS encoding helix-turn-helix domain-containing protein yields the protein RTARGLTQEQAAEMIGIHPKYMPRVEAGRANLTVDTLIAASVAYEVSLSNLFTEAREEDAVD from the coding sequence CGCACGGCGCGGGGACTCACTCAGGAGCAGGCGGCCGAGATGATTGGGATCCACCCCAAGTACATGCCGCGCGTGGAGGCAGGCCGGGCGAACCTCACCGTGGACACCCTCATTGCTGCGTCAGTGGCCTATGAGGTGTCGCTAAGCAACTTGTTCACCGAGGCCCGTGAGGAGGACGCGGTTGACTGA
- a CDS encoding AAA family ATPase, protein MLGLLTRSETVPRILEAALKADRDVVSAEEIVEVHGESEFIEPQLIELPMIEGLEVESRHVSASVGLHVVLGRNHAGKTRLLRTVAAGRLSHTASLMELPSSFRELRFENVRDLKFKFIWPRTRNEKLAGRVVDVNVGLAPQSAALLEAKKQELSTGVELALRSLASARVRLRPAFFVPTQRYLQAAARLEAVPDSLDDLAAFPSILENLQRDSVTRSLFAEIHEAFSDVTEGLTLDFLGTGGISHLHIVEPDGTPVPIEDCGDGLRDLLVILSYLHVYELCDLMLDEPGLRLHPHAQRRLLRYLEGVSRKRAIWIASHDGVFVGAPNVRSRHLVTRDPTLRVSKVTALPDEAQVRRAVAHLGWVPRDALLAERVLLCEGEADEVVFRAVLDRLAAEEPEMGGTLVAELGGDGRVWSRNREALELIALLRQLSPHVRHVLLVDPGDSSKRARAEEHVRFYREKGVNLHLLARNELENYFLTPQLVRELLVRAVHLGRWPEGTPPPVEPSEADITRELDGLDPVNAKGSEILDRLFQKFLNRSYRKTEGARWAAELLPTHAPELEKMLRQELQASLTPTETPAPDSSV, encoded by the coding sequence ATGCTCGGTCTACTGACAAGGAGCGAGACGGTGCCCAGGATCCTAGAAGCCGCGCTTAAGGCGGACCGAGATGTCGTCAGCGCGGAAGAGATCGTCGAGGTGCATGGTGAAAGCGAGTTCATCGAACCGCAGCTCATCGAATTGCCGATGATAGAAGGACTTGAGGTTGAGAGCAGGCACGTCTCTGCCAGCGTGGGCCTCCATGTTGTCCTGGGACGGAATCATGCTGGAAAGACACGCCTGCTGCGCACGGTAGCAGCGGGGCGCTTGAGCCATACTGCTTCCCTCATGGAACTTCCCTCTAGTTTCAGGGAACTCAGGTTCGAGAATGTGCGCGACCTTAAATTCAAGTTCATTTGGCCGCGTACGCGGAACGAGAAGTTGGCCGGGCGCGTGGTCGACGTCAATGTAGGGCTAGCGCCGCAATCCGCCGCCCTACTTGAAGCGAAAAAGCAGGAACTCAGCACTGGGGTCGAACTTGCGCTGCGCTCACTCGCCTCTGCAAGAGTTCGACTCCGCCCCGCCTTTTTCGTCCCGACTCAGCGCTACCTTCAAGCAGCCGCTAGGCTTGAGGCCGTCCCGGATTCGCTCGATGATCTGGCGGCTTTTCCCTCTATCCTTGAGAACCTCCAGAGGGACTCTGTAACACGGTCGCTCTTCGCGGAGATCCACGAAGCTTTCAGCGATGTCACCGAGGGCCTCACTCTTGATTTTCTCGGGACTGGAGGCATCTCGCATCTACACATCGTCGAGCCGGACGGCACCCCAGTTCCCATTGAGGACTGTGGGGATGGGTTGCGCGATCTGCTCGTCATCCTCAGCTACCTACACGTGTATGAACTATGCGATCTGATGCTTGACGAGCCTGGCCTGCGCCTTCATCCACATGCCCAACGGCGGTTGTTGCGCTACTTAGAAGGTGTCTCCCGCAAGCGCGCAATCTGGATTGCCAGCCATGATGGTGTCTTTGTTGGCGCCCCAAATGTGCGCAGCCGACACCTCGTTACGCGCGACCCTACCTTACGTGTGTCCAAAGTGACTGCGCTACCCGATGAGGCTCAGGTACGCCGCGCAGTAGCTCACCTTGGGTGGGTGCCTCGAGATGCCCTGTTAGCCGAGCGGGTGCTCTTGTGTGAGGGCGAAGCAGACGAGGTCGTGTTTCGCGCGGTCCTAGACCGGCTTGCCGCCGAGGAACCGGAGATGGGGGGCACGCTCGTAGCTGAGCTGGGCGGCGACGGCCGTGTATGGAGCCGGAATCGAGAGGCACTCGAATTGATCGCTCTGCTGCGCCAACTGTCTCCCCACGTTCGGCACGTCTTGCTCGTGGACCCAGGCGACTCATCCAAACGTGCCAGAGCTGAGGAGCACGTGCGCTTCTACCGAGAGAAAGGTGTGAACCTGCATCTTCTTGCACGCAACGAACTAGAGAACTACTTCCTCACCCCCCAACTCGTCCGCGAGTTGCTCGTCCGCGCTGTGCACCTTGGACGGTGGCCAGAGGGAACGCCCCCTCCGGTTGAACCTAGCGAAGCGGATATCACTCGGGAACTTGATGGCCTAGACCCGGTCAATGCGAAGGGTTCGGAGATTCTTGACCGTCTATTTCAGAAGTTCCTGAACCGTAGCTACCGAAAGACCGAGGGTGCTCGTTGGGCAGCGGAGTTACTTCCAACACATGCGCCCGAGCTTGAGAAGATGCTGCGTCAAGAACTACAGGCTTCTCTCACACCTACTGAAACTCCTGCCCCCGATTCCTCCGTTTGA
- a CDS encoding ABC transporter permease, which produces MNYARLAWRDLRRNPLRVGLTVLAGAVGVMAFVFLRTVVDLFYSGAAAAQVDRLVVRNKVAITQPLPLSYFPRIAALPGVTAITHQSWFGGTISESQRDFFPSLAIDPTSFMKVYSEYTLPPEQLSAFQADPCGALVGRKLAERYGWKEGRRLTLKSQIYPGEWTLNIRGVYDGTRPGTDTTALVFGYRCLNERLPESWRDQVGLYSVRVDDPARSAQVAAAIDGMFANSPYATLTESERAFQLGFVAMSSAILTAVKLVSNVILAIILLVIGNTIAMGVRERTRDIATLRAMGFRPRHVVLFVLAEAGAIGVAAGVLGMLAAPPLLEGFMRAVESQFGPMAESVTRARTLVLAGLAALGMALLAAVGPTVRALRLPVAEGLRKVT; this is translated from the coding sequence GTGAACTACGCCCGGCTGGCCTGGAGGGATCTGCGGCGCAACCCCTTGCGGGTAGGCCTCACGGTGCTCGCGGGAGCGGTGGGCGTGATGGCCTTCGTCTTCCTGCGCACCGTTGTGGACCTCTTCTACTCCGGGGCGGCGGCGGCCCAGGTGGACCGGCTCGTCGTCCGCAACAAGGTGGCCATCACCCAGCCACTCCCCCTCTCCTACTTCCCACGCATCGCTGCCCTGCCGGGCGTGACGGCCATCACCCACCAGAGCTGGTTCGGCGGCACGATCAGCGAGTCCCAGCGCGACTTCTTCCCCAGCCTGGCCATCGACCCGACCTCGTTCATGAAGGTGTACTCGGAGTACACGCTCCCGCCCGAGCAGCTCAGCGCCTTCCAGGCCGATCCGTGCGGAGCTCTCGTCGGGCGCAAGCTCGCGGAGCGCTACGGGTGGAAGGAGGGGCGGCGGCTGACGCTCAAGAGCCAGATCTACCCGGGCGAGTGGACCCTTAACATCCGCGGCGTCTACGACGGTACGCGCCCCGGGACGGACACCACGGCGCTGGTGTTCGGCTACCGCTGCCTCAATGAGCGACTGCCCGAGAGCTGGCGGGACCAGGTGGGGCTCTACTCGGTGCGCGTGGATGATCCAGCCCGCTCGGCGCAGGTGGCGGCGGCCATCGACGGGATGTTCGCCAACAGCCCGTATGCGACGCTGACGGAGAGCGAGCGCGCCTTCCAGCTCGGCTTCGTGGCCATGTCCTCCGCCATCCTCACGGCGGTCAAGCTGGTGTCCAACGTCATCCTGGCCATCATCCTGCTCGTCATCGGCAACACGATCGCCATGGGCGTGCGCGAGCGCACCCGGGACATCGCCACCCTGAGAGCCATGGGCTTCCGCCCCCGCCACGTGGTGCTGTTCGTCCTCGCCGAGGCGGGGGCCATCGGAGTGGCCGCCGGAGTGCTGGGCATGCTCGCGGCGCCCCCGCTCCTGGAAGGCTTCATGCGGGCGGTCGAGTCCCAGTTCGGCCCCATGGCCGAGAGCGTGACGCGGGCGAGGACGCTGGTGTTGGCGGGGCTGGCGGCGCTGGGCATGGCGCTGCTGGCGGCGGTGGGGCCCACGGTCCGAGCCCTCCGGCTCCCCGTGGCGGAGGGGCTGAGGAAGGTGACCTGA
- a CDS encoding ABC transporter ATP-binding protein: protein MDAAVLPMVRLQGVSKVYRRGSVEVPVLESVDLSISAGAFAAFMGPSGSGKSTLLNLISGLDQPTTGVVEVAGRDLARLSDPELADWRAAHVGFIFQLYNLIPVLTAAENVELPLLLTPLSRAERRRHVAAALEVVGLSHRRGHRPSELSGGEQQRVAIARAIVTDPDLIIADEPTGDLDRRSAEQVLDLFEMLHHGLRKTLVMVTHDPHAAERAERIHHLEKGVLQ from the coding sequence ATGGACGCCGCGGTCCTGCCCATGGTGCGCCTGCAAGGAGTCTCCAAGGTGTACCGGCGCGGCTCCGTCGAGGTGCCGGTGCTGGAGTCGGTGGACCTCTCCATCTCGGCGGGGGCCTTCGCGGCCTTCATGGGCCCCTCCGGCTCTGGCAAGTCCACGCTCCTCAACCTCATCTCCGGGTTGGATCAACCCACCACGGGCGTGGTGGAGGTGGCGGGCAGGGACCTGGCGCGGCTGAGCGACCCGGAGCTGGCCGACTGGCGCGCCGCCCACGTGGGCTTCATCTTCCAGCTCTACAACCTCATCCCCGTGCTCACCGCGGCGGAGAACGTGGAGTTGCCCCTGCTGCTCACGCCGCTCTCGCGCGCCGAGCGTCGCCGGCACGTGGCCGCCGCGCTGGAGGTGGTGGGCCTCTCCCACCGCCGGGGCCACCGCCCCTCCGAGCTCTCCGGCGGCGAGCAGCAGCGCGTGGCCATCGCGCGGGCCATCGTCACCGATCCGGACCTCATCATCGCGGACGAGCCCACCGGCGATCTGGATCGCAGGTCCGCCGAGCAGGTGCTGGACCTCTTCGAGATGCTCCACCACGGGCTGCGCAAGACGCTGGTGATGGTGACGCACGATCCGCACGCGGCCGAGCGCGCCGAGCGCATCCACCACCTGGAGAAGGGGGTGCTCCAGTGA
- a CDS encoding IS1380 family transposase, giving the protein MGEILKDFALKFNGSIRLEAREERLTAEAGALLLREVDERLGLSRWLVERLKDPREPARVTHPLEELVRTHLLLLGQGWRDQDDADELRQDAALRLSVSERKSTGPVEQQEGAPQGLASQPTLSRTVGILSSEHNRQVLSEGLVWGTGRRLRAKQHQGQKLKQVTVDVDSLPVEVHGQQPGSAYHGHYHTRIYHPLVALLAESGDILDVQLREGQVHTANGALEFIEPLLERVERHVSQKVALRMDAGFPEDTLLTRLEQRGTAYVARVRNTSVLKDEAAVPRFRHLGLPQGEPKTDFYEWQYQAQGWSRPRRAVLVLQQVEGELFPNAFWLVTSWSAEQMPAADLLEHYRQRGTAEAHMGELMDVLAPALSSAPRPKRHYRGKPPVERTVSVDSFAHNQVRLLLNALAYNLLHATRALLEDSTGEGWSLMRVRQRVLKVASRLLVHSRRVILVIGQQAAGYWRALWHTLRSFDTALVT; this is encoded by the coding sequence ATGGGTGAAATCCTCAAGGACTTCGCGCTGAAGTTCAACGGTTCGATTCGGCTGGAGGCCCGAGAAGAGCGGTTGACGGCGGAAGCCGGGGCGCTGCTGCTGCGAGAGGTGGATGAACGGCTGGGGCTGAGCCGGTGGTTGGTGGAGCGGTTGAAGGATCCGCGAGAGCCGGCACGAGTCACCCACCCGCTGGAAGAGTTGGTGCGAACGCACCTGTTGCTGCTGGGGCAGGGGTGGAGGGACCAGGATGACGCGGACGAGTTGAGGCAGGACGCGGCGCTGAGGCTTTCGGTGTCGGAGCGCAAGAGCACCGGGCCGGTGGAGCAGCAAGAGGGAGCGCCGCAGGGGCTGGCCTCCCAGCCGACGCTGTCGCGGACGGTGGGGATACTTTCGAGCGAACACAACCGGCAGGTGCTCAGCGAGGGGCTGGTATGGGGGACGGGCCGGAGGCTGAGAGCCAAACAGCATCAGGGGCAGAAGCTCAAGCAAGTCACGGTGGATGTGGACTCGCTGCCGGTGGAGGTACACGGCCAGCAGCCGGGCAGCGCGTACCACGGGCACTACCACACGCGAATCTACCACCCGCTGGTGGCGCTGCTGGCCGAGAGCGGAGACATTCTGGACGTGCAGCTGAGAGAGGGCCAGGTGCACACGGCCAACGGAGCGCTGGAGTTCATCGAGCCGTTGCTGGAGCGGGTGGAGCGGCACGTCAGCCAGAAGGTGGCGCTGCGAATGGATGCGGGCTTCCCGGAGGACACGCTGCTGACGCGCCTGGAGCAGCGGGGGACAGCGTATGTGGCGCGCGTGCGCAACACGAGCGTGCTCAAGGACGAGGCGGCTGTGCCTCGCTTCAGGCACCTGGGGCTGCCCCAAGGAGAGCCGAAGACGGACTTCTATGAGTGGCAGTACCAGGCCCAGGGCTGGAGCCGGCCTCGCCGGGCGGTGCTGGTGCTGCAGCAGGTGGAAGGCGAGCTATTCCCCAACGCCTTCTGGCTGGTGACGAGCTGGTCCGCCGAGCAGATGCCGGCCGCGGACTTGTTGGAGCACTACCGCCAGCGCGGCACCGCCGAGGCGCACATGGGTGAGCTGATGGACGTGCTGGCGCCGGCGCTCTCTTCGGCTCCTCGCCCCAAGCGCCACTACCGAGGAAAGCCGCCTGTCGAGCGCACCGTGTCCGTCGACAGCTTCGCCCACAACCAGGTGCGGCTGCTGCTCAACGCCTTGGCCTACAACCTGCTCCACGCCACGCGCGCTCTACTCGAGGACTCTACCGGTGAGGGCTGGAGCTTGATGCGCGTGCGCCAGCGCGTGCTCAAGGTCGCCTCTCGACTGCTGGTGCATTCGCGCCGTGTCATCCTCGTCATCGGCCAGCAAGCCGCAGGCTACTGGCGGGCGCTCTGGCACACCCTGCGCTCGTTCGACACGGCCCTCGTCACGTAG